The sequence TCTTGCCCTGCGACTTGTGGATGGTGACCGCCCACGCCAGCCGCAGCGGGAACTGGGTGAAGTCGGCCACGACGTCGCGCCGCAGCTGCTTGGTGGTGGGCGAGTACGAGTACTTGTGCTTCTCCCACGTGACCGGCTCGACCTCGTGCACGACGCCGTCGAGCTCGACGTACACGTTCGTGTCGATGCGCGTGACGACGCCCACGGATCCGTTCACCCAGCGCTGGTCGACGTCGTTGCGGAGGAACATCACCTGCGCGCCGATCTTGAGGTCGAGCTTCTCGTCGGCCGGGTAGGTGCGGCCGCCGAAGTCGCCCGTGACGTCGGCGGTGGCGGTGAGCGAGCGGCCGGGCAGGCGCTTGAGGGCCTCGGCGTTGATCCGGTTCACGGTGTCGTTGCGGGTGGCCAGCGTGATGGCGCCGTCGGTGGGCGCGGGCCTGGCGCCTGCCGCGTTGAGGACGCCCGCGATCTCCGCCGTGACGCGCCCGTGGCGCACGGCGTTCAGCATCTCCTTGAACGCCTCCTCGTGCTGCCGGTGGATCTCGGTGAGCTCGTAGATCCGCAGCTGCGCCTCCTCCCACACCTTCGCGTCGAAGAACCACATGGAGCGGTAGCGGTCGGCGAAGTAGGCGCGCTCGTCGCCGTCGCCCGGCACGGGGGCCAGCTGGTACGGATCCCCGAAGAGCACGACCTGCACGCCGCCGAACGGCACGTCCTTCTTGTGGCGCGCCTGGCGGAGGCTGCGGTCGATGGCGTCGACGAGGTCGGCGTTGACCATGGAGACCTCGTCGATGACGAGCGTGTCGATGGTGTTGAGGAGCTTCCGCAGCTCGCCCGTCTGCTCGATCTCCTCGTCGGCGATGACCCCGATGGGCAGCTTGAACAGCGAGTGGATGGTCTGCCCGCCGACGTTGAGCGCCGCGACGCCCGTGGGCGCGCAGATCACGATCTGCTTCTCGGTGTTCCACGACAGGTGCGTGAGGAGCGTCGACTTGCCGGTGCCGGCGCGGCCCGTGACGAAGATGTGGTCGCGCGTGCCCTCGATGGCCTGGAAGACGGCGGCCTGCTCCGGGGAGAGGGGGACCGTGCTCACGCGGGGCTCCTGGCGGGTCGGGGACGGGAGGGTGCGCGGATGCGCACTCGAATCTACCCCGGCGCCCGCCGCCGGGAGGCCCCAATGCCCCGCCCGTAGGATGATCCGCATGCCGAGCCCCGCCGTCGCCGCGCGCGGCGAGCTGCGTCGGGCCGCCGTCGTGTGGTCCCTGCTCGCGGTGCTCCTCGTCGGCGCCTTCCTCGGCACGGTCGCCTCGCTCAACCGGGGCACCTTCAGCGCGCACGGGTTCGTGCGCTCCTACCTCGACGCGCTCGCCCGCGAGGACAGCCGCGACGCGCTCGCCACCCCCGGCGTCGTGCTGCCCGACGAGGGCAGCCGCGCGCTCCTCGACGCCCGCGCGCTCCCCGGCCTCGCCGACGTCGAGCTCGTGTCCGACGAGCCCGCGGGCGACGGCGAGCGCGCGGTCACGTACTCCTACACGCTGCCGTCGGGGCCCGGATCCACGGAGTTCCGCGTGCGCGAGCTGCCCGCGGCGCTCGGCCTGTTCGCGCGGT is a genomic window of Clavibacter capsici containing:
- a CDS encoding ATP-dependent DNA helicase, which encodes MSTVPLSPEQAAVFQAIEGTRDHIFVTGRAGTGKSTLLTHLSWNTEKQIVICAPTGVAALNVGGQTIHSLFKLPIGVIADEEIEQTGELRKLLNTIDTLVIDEVSMVNADLVDAIDRSLRQARHKKDVPFGGVQVVLFGDPYQLAPVPGDGDERAYFADRYRSMWFFDAKVWEEAQLRIYELTEIHRQHEEAFKEMLNAVRHGRVTAEIAGVLNAAGARPAPTDGAITLATRNDTVNRINAEALKRLPGRSLTATADVTGDFGGRTYPADEKLDLKIGAQVMFLRNDVDQRWVNGSVGVVTRIDTNVYVELDGVVHEVEPVTWEKHKYSYSPTTKQLRRDVVADFTQFPLRLAWAVTIHKSQGKTYDRAVVDLGARVFSPGQTYVALSRITDIGGLYLTRPLRPGDIIVDENVRRFMSEATRIRVTPAVTPAS